From Patescibacteria group bacterium, a single genomic window includes:
- a CDS encoding MFS transporter produces MKNVFLAFREKSFLLLWVGEVFTQIAFNLFNFFIILHVYELTKSNTAVSMAVLSFTIPAILFGILAGVYVDWWNKKKVLLVTNILRALLLIILATFSQNIFLVYLTSFLISVVTQFFIPAETPMIPLVVRPQYLLSANALFGLGLYGSILVAYIISGPIILFLGAENILLFLAVLFLLGALFISWIHFHPEEKNNKKNVFSESRKTIINEIKIAFSQIKNSRKISHAIFLLALAQILLLVLAVIAPGYASQVVKIPIEQFPIYFIAPAAFGVFVGAVILVNYFSHFSKDKIMTGGLFLSGFAMFLLPYGSAFSSKQIVQSINVFLPRLFEVTTLHILILLAFILGLANSFVFVPSNTVLQEETSDEFRGKLYGVLNAFVGVLSFLPIIVVGGLSDLIGVDKVIIGIGIILLSIGASRILFEY; encoded by the coding sequence ATGAAGAATGTATTCTTAGCATTTCGCGAAAAATCATTTCTCCTACTGTGGGTAGGAGAGGTGTTTACTCAGATTGCGTTTAATCTCTTCAATTTCTTTATCATTCTTCATGTGTACGAATTGACCAAATCTAATACTGCTGTATCAATGGCAGTTCTTTCTTTTACTATACCAGCAATTCTTTTTGGCATTCTTGCTGGGGTATACGTAGATTGGTGGAATAAGAAAAAAGTTCTTCTGGTTACTAATATATTAAGAGCTCTACTACTTATAATATTAGCTACTTTTTCACAGAATATATTTTTGGTTTATTTAACATCTTTTCTTATCTCAGTTGTGACACAATTTTTCATACCTGCTGAGACTCCGATGATTCCTCTTGTAGTGAGACCGCAATATCTTTTATCTGCAAATGCTTTATTTGGTCTTGGTCTTTATGGATCTATTCTTGTGGCATATATTATTTCTGGTCCAATTATTTTATTTTTAGGGGCAGAGAATATTCTGCTTTTTCTTGCTGTACTTTTTCTTTTAGGTGCATTATTTATTTCTTGGATACATTTTCATCCGGAAGAAAAAAATAATAAAAAGAATGTATTTTCTGAATCAAGAAAGACTATAATTAATGAGATTAAGATAGCTTTTTCACAAATAAAAAACTCTCGCAAAATATCACATGCAATTTTTCTTCTTGCACTTGCTCAGATACTACTGCTAGTACTTGCTGTTATAGCTCCGGGTTATGCTAGTCAGGTAGTAAAAATTCCAATAGAACAGTTTCCAATATATTTTATTGCTCCCGCAGCTTTTGGTGTATTTGTAGGTGCTGTCATTTTAGTTAATTATTTTTCTCATTTTTCAAAAGACAAAATCATGACTGGTGGATTATTCCTTTCCGGATTTGCAATGTTTCTTCTTCCTTATGGATCAGCTTTTTCATCTAAGCAAATAGTTCAGTCTATTAATGTATTTCTTCCTCGTTTGTTTGAGGTAACTACATTACACATTCTTATTTTACTAGCATTTATCCTAGGTCTGGCTAATTCATTTGTATTTGTTCCCTCTAATACCGTTCTTCAAGAGGAGACATCGGATGAATTTCGAGGAAAATTATATGGAGTACTCAATGCTTTTGTAGGTGTGCTTTCTTTTCTTCCTATTATTGTTGTCGGTGGTCTTTCAGATCTTATTGGAGTTGATAAAGTTATTATTGGAATAGGAATAATTCTTTTAAGTATTGGAGCATCAAGGATACTGTTTGAGTATTAA
- the hisS gene encoding histidine--tRNA ligase, protein MLIQTLKGFRDFLPQEARKRQYIVNTLKEVFESYGFEPLETPALEYDEILSGKYGEEGDKLMYSFTDRGGRHVALKYDQTVPLARVVAQYANSLPLPFKRYQIQPVWRAENPQKGRFREFLQCDIDTVGSSSPLADAEIISIIVDAYETLGFKNFKVLINDRKNLSTYKTSFDIDPEKIILIIRSIDKLKKIGYDGVLNELIRIGFTEREAKEILDSVEKTQPSENLNAIFSYLKILGVTSDKYEFLPTLARGLDYYTGIIFEVEVPEYTVGSLGGGGRYDNLIGIFAGRPIPAVGFSFGFDRIVEAMEIFNLFPKDLITSKVLVTIFSPEFLTNSIEISYILRANNIPTELYLEPETKMERQLKYADQKGIPFAVIIGPEEIKDNKVTLKNLKKREQKRISVQEIAKEVQRES, encoded by the coding sequence ATGTTAATTCAAACTCTCAAAGGATTTCGAGATTTCTTGCCACAAGAGGCAAGAAAGAGACAGTATATTGTTAACACCTTAAAAGAGGTGTTTGAGTCATATGGTTTTGAGCCACTGGAAACACCTGCTCTTGAGTACGATGAGATTTTGTCAGGAAAATATGGAGAAGAAGGAGATAAGCTCATGTATAGTTTCACTGATCGGGGTGGACGTCATGTAGCATTGAAGTATGATCAGACTGTGCCTTTGGCTCGTGTAGTGGCACAATATGCAAATTCTCTTCCTCTTCCCTTCAAACGCTATCAAATACAGCCGGTATGGCGAGCCGAGAATCCACAAAAAGGAAGATTTCGTGAATTTTTACAGTGCGATATTGACACGGTTGGTTCTTCCTCTCCTCTTGCAGATGCGGAGATTATTTCAATCATTGTTGATGCCTATGAGACACTAGGATTTAAGAATTTCAAAGTGTTAATTAATGATAGAAAAAACTTATCCACATATAAAACATCATTTGATATTGATCCCGAAAAAATCATTCTGATTATTAGATCCATAGATAAATTAAAAAAAATCGGTTATGATGGCGTTTTAAATGAGCTAATAAGAATTGGTTTTACTGAACGAGAAGCAAAAGAAATACTTGATAGCGTTGAGAAAACTCAACCAAGTGAAAACTTAAATGCAATCTTTTCCTATCTTAAGATATTAGGTGTTACCAGCGATAAATATGAATTTTTACCAACATTAGCTCGAGGACTTGATTATTATACGGGAATCATTTTCGAAGTTGAGGTTCCTGAATACACTGTTGGATCCCTCGGTGGAGGTGGCAGATACGATAACTTGATTGGGATTTTTGCAGGAAGACCAATACCGGCTGTTGGCTTTTCATTTGGCTTTGATCGAATTGTTGAAGCAATGGAAATATTTAATCTTTTTCCTAAAGATTTGATAACCAGTAAAGTACTAGTGACCATATTTTCTCCAGAGTTTCTTACTAACTCCATTGAGATTAGTTACATCCTACGAGCAAACAATATTCCAACAGAGCTATACCTTGAACCGGAAACAAAAATGGAACGACAGCTAAAATATGCTGATCAAAAAGGTATACCCTTTGCTGTCATCATTGGGCCTGAGGAGATAAAAGATAATAAAGTTACTCTAAAAAATCTCAAGAAGCGAGAACAAAAACGAATTTCTGTTCAAGAAATCGCAAAAGAAGTACAAAGAGAATCCTAA
- a CDS encoding Maf-like protein translates to MKKIILASSSLQRKLILAITGLQFEVVSSTYEEDHSLTSDPVELVKLLSKKKGENVAKKYKDAIIISADQVIVKDNQIFGKPHTSDVAIKMLKTLNGGKHSVITAFTIIDTFTKRSVTRVVTSDVFFKKCTEDEIENYVLKDQPLDHAGGYKIQSLGAVLIEKIEGDYFNIVGLPLSVLVEELKKFNIQVL, encoded by the coding sequence ATGAAAAAAATTATCCTCGCATCTTCTTCTTTACAAAGAAAACTCATTTTAGCAATCACGGGACTACAGTTTGAGGTTGTCTCCAGCACTTATGAGGAGGATCATTCTCTAACTAGCGATCCAGTAGAACTTGTAAAGCTATTGTCTAAGAAGAAAGGAGAAAATGTAGCCAAAAAGTATAAAGATGCAATTATCATTTCGGCTGATCAGGTAATTGTAAAAGATAATCAGATTTTCGGCAAACCACACACATCAGATGTAGCAATTAAAATGCTTAAAACTTTAAATGGAGGAAAACATAGTGTTATTACTGCTTTTACAATTATTGATACCTTCACAAAAAGATCAGTAACACGAGTGGTTACCTCTGATGTTTTTTTTAAGAAATGTACAGAAGACGAGATTGAAAACTATGTTTTAAAGGACCAACCTTTAGATCATGCAGGAGGATATAAAATACAAAGTTTGGGTGCAGTATTGATTGAGAAGATTGAAGGTGATTACTTCAATATTGTTGGTTTACCACTATCAGTACTCGTTGAAGAGCTAAAAAAGTTTAATATCCAAGTATTATAG
- a CDS encoding Xaa-Pro aminopeptidase — MQQKSPKNTGQISNLKILKVRRFLQTYHVDAVLISSITNIIYLTSYSGFSYHERDAYILITKYQQYLFTNTLYFEEVKTVVKDFQIYEINKNNPFPKLLTKLIRENNIQTLGIESDNLTLKEYQDLQKNIKIKFKSLSLSSLRIQKTDEEIKKINQACNLGDKAFDFILKFIRPGITEKDIAFEIETFIRKNGGEVAFPTIVGFGSNSAIPHHKTNNTVLRNNDIILIDFGVRLNNYCSDMTRTFFIGKPTQEQNIVYNIVRKAQKKALELLYHKLVYDTQRRYITAASLDKIVREYILSQGYPSIPHSLGHGIGIQVHEPPALSPTSKDKLTDGMVFSIEPGIYLPGRFGIRIEDIFAIQNSKLIQLTNASVSLLQI; from the coding sequence ATGCAACAAAAATCTCCTAAAAATACCGGACAGATAAGCAATCTAAAAATATTAAAAGTAAGACGCTTTCTCCAAACCTATCATGTAGATGCAGTTCTTATCTCCTCAATTACTAACATTATCTATCTTACTTCCTACTCTGGATTTTCTTATCATGAAAGAGATGCTTATATTTTAATAACCAAATATCAACAATACCTTTTTACTAATACCTTGTATTTTGAAGAAGTAAAGACAGTAGTCAAGGATTTCCAAATTTATGAAATTAATAAAAATAATCCATTCCCTAAGTTACTTACCAAACTTATAAGAGAAAATAATATTCAAACTCTGGGAATAGAAAGTGATAATCTTACACTTAAAGAATATCAAGATTTGCAAAAAAATATCAAAATTAAATTCAAATCCTTATCCCTCTCTTCATTACGAATACAAAAAACAGATGAAGAGATTAAAAAGATTAATCAAGCCTGTAATCTGGGAGATAAGGCATTCGACTTTATTCTGAAATTTATTAGACCTGGAATAACAGAAAAAGATATAGCTTTTGAAATAGAAACATTTATTCGCAAAAATGGTGGTGAAGTAGCATTTCCAACTATTGTCGGCTTTGGTAGCAACAGCGCAATACCCCATCACAAAACTAACAATACAGTTCTTCGAAACAACGATATTATTTTGATTGATTTTGGAGTTCGACTAAACAATTATTGCTCAGATATGACACGAACATTCTTTATTGGCAAACCCACGCAGGAACAAAATATTGTTTATAACATTGTCCGCAAAGCGCAAAAAAAAGCCCTCGAACTATTGTATCATAAGTTAGTATATGATACACAAAGGAGATATATTACAGCGGCAAGTTTGGATAAAATCGTTAGAGAATATATTCTCTCTCAAGGATATCCCTCAATCCCTCACTCCTTAGGACACGGTATTGGCATTCAGGTCCACGAACCTCCAGCATTATCACCTACATCAAAAGACAAACTAACTGATGGTATGGTTTTTTCTATTGAACCCGGGATTTATTTACCGGGTAGATTTGGCATCCGGATTGAGGATATATTTGCTATCCAAAACAGCAAATTAATTCAACTTACAAATGCATCTGTATCTCTTTTACAAATCTAA
- a CDS encoding membrane protein, which translates to MRFSKTQIAILAIIVTNIIWGASSPIFKWSLTDIGPFSFAFLRFFIASILLFPFTIHNLQINKKELITLFVLSFIGFFVHISLFLFGLTVSSSINAPIIASSAPIFLIVGSIVMLKENIRQKILLGTIISLVGVMIIILRPLLDKGLDGTIIGNVLFVMATLSFVIYTLLLKEYRLHISTTKMTFYLFAIATVLFFPFFLWESSQQSIFNELTSKSLLGILFGSIFTSVIAYLLYNFALKYIQANETGIFLYIDPIIAILIAVPLLGEHITLSYLLGSLLVFVGLFIAENRMHYHPFWKLQKKSVLSNPPS; encoded by the coding sequence ATGAGGTTTTCTAAAACTCAAATTGCTATACTAGCTATCATAGTCACCAATATTATCTGGGGAGCAAGCTCACCTATTTTTAAATGGTCACTCACTGATATTGGACCCTTCTCCTTTGCATTTCTTCGCTTTTTTATAGCATCGATTCTTCTTTTTCCATTTACTATTCACAATCTGCAAATAAACAAAAAAGAACTTATTACCCTTTTTGTATTATCATTTATTGGATTTTTTGTTCATATTTCTCTTTTTCTTTTTGGACTTACCGTATCATCAAGTATAAACGCACCTATTATCGCCTCCTCAGCTCCGATATTTCTTATTGTTGGATCAATTGTGATGTTGAAAGAGAATATACGGCAAAAAATACTCCTTGGAACAATAATTAGTTTAGTAGGGGTCATGATTATTATTCTCAGACCGCTTCTTGATAAAGGATTAGATGGGACAATTATTGGTAATGTACTTTTTGTGATGGCTACACTATCTTTTGTCATCTATACACTCCTTCTTAAGGAATACCGTTTACATATTTCAACAACAAAGATGACATTTTATTTATTTGCAATTGCTACTGTTCTTTTCTTTCCATTTTTTTTGTGGGAATCGTCTCAACAATCAATATTTAATGAACTGACGAGTAAATCGCTACTAGGAATTCTTTTTGGATCTATCTTCACATCAGTTATTGCCTATCTTCTCTATAATTTTGCACTAAAGTATATTCAGGCAAACGAAACTGGAATTTTTCTTTATATTGATCCTATTATTGCAATCCTTATCGCAGTGCCACTTCTTGGTGAGCACATAACTCTTTCTTATTTATTAGGTTCTCTTCTCGTCTTCGTGGGGTTATTTATTGCTGAAAATCGTATGCACTATCATCCTTTTTGGAAATTGCAGAAAAAATCTGTATTAAGCAATCCGCCTTCCTGA
- a CDS encoding putative iron permease FTR1, with the protein MLASNLVTFRETLEAALVVGIILAFLTRTARQSLQKYVWYGVGGGIVASVIIAVLLQIFFGGLEGRLKQIFEGILMFVTSILLTTMILWIHRQKGIAKKLEKGTGEYIKRGFPLGISFLVFTSVMREGIETVFYLQAISSLGATNQTIGSLVGIVSAILLIYFLFKFSLKINLQSVLKISGAILLLFAAGLVAHGVHEFQEAGMLPVFHFDPLIDISHILDNTSVFGSILRTLFGYTAKPTFLEIVMYVSYIFIIFVLEILTDKVILSKSEKK; encoded by the coding sequence ATGCTTGCCTCGAATTTGGTTACCTTTCGTGAAACTTTGGAAGCGGCACTTGTTGTTGGTATTATCCTTGCGTTTCTTACTAGAACCGCAAGACAAAGTCTCCAAAAATATGTTTGGTATGGGGTAGGGGGTGGGATAGTCGCTTCAGTAATTATTGCAGTTCTGCTTCAGATATTTTTTGGTGGATTAGAAGGAAGACTGAAACAAATTTTTGAAGGGATTCTGATGTTTGTTACTTCAATCCTTTTGACAACCATGATTCTTTGGATCCATAGACAAAAAGGAATTGCCAAAAAACTTGAAAAAGGAACAGGAGAGTATATTAAACGAGGGTTTCCTCTAGGAATAAGTTTTCTTGTTTTTACATCAGTGATGAGAGAGGGTATTGAGACTGTCTTTTATTTGCAGGCGATTAGTTCTCTTGGTGCGACAAATCAAACTATAGGTTCTCTAGTAGGAATAGTGAGTGCGATTTTATTGATTTATTTTTTATTCAAATTTAGTTTGAAGATTAACTTACAGAGTGTATTGAAGATTTCAGGTGCAATTCTCTTACTTTTTGCAGCTGGATTGGTTGCACACGGAGTTCATGAATTTCAGGAAGCAGGGATGTTGCCTGTTTTTCATTTCGATCCATTAATAGATATATCTCATATTTTAGATAACACAAGTGTATTTGGTAGTATCTTAAGAACACTTTTCGGCTATACGGCAAAGCCAACATTTCTTGAAATTGTTATGTACGTGAGTTATATATTTATTATTTTTGTTCTTGAGATTTTAACAGATAAAGTCATACTTTCCAAATCAGAAAAAAAATGA
- the dnaC gene encoding replicative DNA helicase, with the protein MATLKVLPHNEEAEKSVLGAIFIDKDAISVVSEILSPESFYNDLHSTIYEAMLALYEERKPIDLLTVSAYLKKKKKEKVIDTNYITELIDSVPTAANVEYYAQIVKETATKRALIHVGTTIAEMGYDEEKEVKEVLDKAESEIFSISQGNITRGFIAIKETLAESFDRIDELHRGGDRLRGIKTGFTDLDRLLSGLQRSNLIILAARPGQGKTAITLNIAQYIATVEKRPVAIFSLEMSKEELVDRFLVAQADVDAWRLKTGNLSEDDFVRLSEAMGQLAEAPIFIDDTPGLNIAEMRSKARRLHMEHNIGLIIVDYLQLVDPGRKVENRVQEVSIVSQALKNLARELNVPVLSASQLSRAVEHRGEKRPQLADLRESGAIEQDADVVMFLYRPDVDLDVSKHAIPTKLLIAKHRNGPTGEIDLLFRGDRIRFYNVEKTHRET; encoded by the coding sequence ATGGCAACTCTAAAAGTCCTTCCTCATAATGAAGAAGCAGAAAAAAGTGTATTAGGAGCAATTTTTATTGATAAGGATGCAATTTCCGTAGTGTCAGAAATCCTCTCACCGGAATCCTTTTATAATGATCTGCATTCAACCATTTATGAGGCTATGCTTGCATTGTATGAGGAGAGAAAGCCAATTGATCTTCTTACTGTAAGTGCATATCTTAAGAAAAAGAAAAAAGAGAAAGTTATTGACACTAACTATATTACAGAACTTATTGATAGTGTCCCAACAGCAGCGAATGTCGAGTATTATGCGCAAATTGTGAAAGAGACAGCTACCAAACGCGCATTAATTCATGTGGGTACGACAATTGCAGAGATGGGATATGATGAAGAGAAAGAAGTAAAAGAAGTATTAGATAAAGCAGAATCAGAAATTTTTTCTATATCACAAGGAAATATCACCAGAGGTTTTATTGCCATTAAAGAGACACTTGCTGAAAGTTTCGATAGGATTGATGAGCTTCATAGAGGAGGAGATAGACTTCGAGGTATTAAAACCGGATTTACTGATCTTGATCGGTTGCTTTCAGGACTACAACGATCTAATCTTATAATTCTTGCAGCTCGTCCTGGACAGGGGAAGACCGCTATTACCCTAAATATTGCTCAGTATATTGCTACTGTTGAAAAAAGACCAGTCGCAATTTTTTCCTTAGAGATGAGTAAAGAGGAATTGGTAGATCGTTTTCTTGTTGCTCAGGCAGATGTTGATGCATGGAGACTTAAGACAGGTAATCTTTCAGAAGATGACTTTGTCAGACTTTCAGAGGCGATGGGACAGCTGGCTGAAGCTCCAATTTTTATTGATGATACACCTGGTCTTAATATTGCTGAGATGAGAAGCAAAGCTCGGAGATTGCATATGGAACATAATATCGGTTTGATTATTGTTGATTATTTGCAACTTGTTGATCCAGGTCGAAAAGTTGAAAATCGTGTTCAAGAGGTCTCTATCGTGTCACAGGCACTCAAAAATCTTGCACGTGAACTCAACGTTCCAGTGCTTTCTGCATCTCAACTTTCTCGTGCTGTCGAACATAGGGGAGAGAAAAGACCCCAACTTGCGGATTTACGTGAATCTGGTGCAATCGAACAAGATGCTGATGTAGTGATGTTTTTATATAGACCAGATGTTGATCTCGATGTATCAAAACACGCTATTCCGACAAAATTGCTAATTGCTAAACACAGAAATGGACCAACTGGTGAGATAGATTTACTTTTCCGTGGAGATAGGATACGCTTTTATAATGTTGAGAAAACACATAGAGAAACATAA
- the efp gene encoding elongation factor P, which yields MISVTDLRAGTTYEEDGQLFQVLSYEHIKMGRGSANIKVKVKNLKTGAILERSYISGARVNDVQVVKRDMQFLYKDDNYAYFMHPETFEQVQIELKKIPGYEYLKEGESFSVSFLNDEPLTVTLPPKMVFKVVDTGPSIKGNSATNVFKDAILENGVKTKVPLFINIGDAIRIDTRTGSYTEKA from the coding sequence ATGATATCAGTTACAGATTTACGAGCAGGAACAACCTACGAGGAAGATGGTCAACTTTTTCAAGTGTTAAGTTATGAGCATATCAAGATGGGTAGAGGAAGCGCTAATATTAAGGTTAAGGTGAAAAACCTTAAAACTGGAGCTATTCTTGAAAGAAGCTATATAAGCGGAGCGCGTGTAAACGATGTTCAGGTAGTAAAACGAGATATGCAATTTCTTTACAAAGATGATAATTATGCGTATTTTATGCATCCTGAGACATTTGAACAAGTGCAGATAGAGTTGAAGAAGATCCCGGGTTATGAATATCTTAAAGAAGGGGAGTCCTTTTCCGTAAGCTTTCTTAACGATGAGCCATTAACTGTTACTCTTCCTCCTAAGATGGTATTTAAAGTTGTGGATACAGGGCCATCAATTAAAGGCAACTCAGCAACTAATGTTTTTAAGGATGCAATTTTGGAAAATGGGGTTAAGACCAAAGTACCTCTTTTCATCAATATCGGAGATGCAATCCGAATTGATACTCGTACTGGAAGCTACACAGAGAAAGCATAA
- the pepA gene encoding putative cytosol aminopeptidase, with translation MNFEISHNLPDKISSDIAVVFAFQDDQEKPKFLTTSGFSLLDEALKGKLTKVCKTEMFSGEKGEMVTFFTNGLIVPTRVVVIGLGKKSEFVLSDLRSVIGKFAMSYKNKIDSASFSLPDETEITFETMLHAAVESLLLGSYEFSKYKTNKKPERKFDTAIIRANGTIVIQDIKKIIKKAELYARATILARDLVNEQSAVVTPTYLANIAKNIAKASPEITCKIFGKEQAEKLGMEAFLGIARAAETPPKFIFLEYKPRRGTKKKKLALVGKGITFDSGGINVKPGEHMQDMKMDMAGAATVLAVFSVISEIKPQFPVMGIIAATPNLISGKGIVPGDVVKAMNGKTIEVLNTDAEGRVTMADSLSYAVKQGATEIIDFATLTGACIFALGDEIAGLFANDRDLAEAYKASAFAEGEKVWELPLEKNYKEFNKSEVADIANIPSTKYAGTITAALFLQEFIGDTPWIHLDFAGPAFASKPHALGPKGGTGFGVRTVLHFLERRQQ, from the coding sequence ATGAATTTTGAGATCTCCCATAATCTTCCAGATAAAATTTCCTCTGATATTGCAGTGGTATTTGCCTTTCAAGATGATCAAGAGAAGCCAAAATTTTTAACCACTTCTGGATTTTCACTTCTTGATGAAGCTTTAAAAGGTAAACTTACAAAGGTATGTAAAACAGAGATGTTTAGTGGTGAGAAGGGAGAAATGGTGACATTCTTTACTAATGGTCTTATCGTGCCTACACGTGTAGTTGTGATAGGGTTGGGTAAAAAATCTGAGTTTGTTTTGAGCGATCTTCGAAGTGTTATTGGTAAATTTGCGATGTCTTATAAAAATAAGATTGATTCTGCTTCCTTTTCTCTTCCTGATGAGACAGAAATCACATTTGAAACAATGTTGCATGCTGCTGTTGAGTCCTTATTACTTGGGAGTTATGAATTTTCAAAATATAAAACCAATAAAAAACCAGAGCGTAAATTTGATACAGCTATTATTAGAGCAAATGGTACTATAGTTATTCAGGATATCAAAAAAATAATTAAAAAAGCTGAGCTTTATGCACGAGCAACAATATTGGCTCGAGATTTGGTAAATGAGCAGTCTGCAGTAGTTACTCCTACCTATCTTGCGAATATAGCAAAGAATATAGCTAAAGCTTCACCAGAGATCACTTGCAAAATATTTGGTAAAGAGCAAGCTGAGAAACTTGGTATGGAAGCTTTTTTAGGTATTGCGCGTGCAGCAGAGACACCTCCGAAATTTATTTTTCTTGAGTATAAACCAAGAAGAGGAACAAAAAAGAAAAAGCTCGCTCTTGTTGGGAAAGGAATTACATTTGATAGTGGAGGAATAAATGTTAAACCAGGAGAACATATGCAGGATATGAAAATGGATATGGCAGGTGCGGCAACGGTACTTGCAGTCTTTTCAGTTATCTCAGAGATCAAACCGCAATTTCCAGTAATGGGGATTATTGCTGCTACCCCAAATCTTATTTCTGGTAAAGGTATTGTTCCGGGAGATGTGGTAAAGGCTATGAACGGCAAGACGATCGAGGTACTCAATACTGATGCTGAAGGTAGAGTGACTATGGCTGATAGTCTTTCATACGCAGTCAAACAGGGAGCGACTGAGATTATTGATTTTGCAACACTTACAGGAGCATGTATTTTTGCGTTGGGAGATGAGATAGCTGGTCTTTTTGCCAATGATCGTGATCTTGCGGAAGCATATAAAGCATCTGCGTTTGCAGAAGGAGAAAAGGTATGGGAGCTGCCTCTTGAGAAAAATTATAAAGAATTTAATAAAAGCGAAGTTGCTGATATTGCCAATATTCCTAGTACTAAGTATGCAGGTACAATTACAGCAGCACTTTTTCTTCAAGAATTTATTGGAGACACTCCTTGGATTCATCTGGATTTCGCAGGACCTGCATTTGCTTCTAAACCTCATGCATTGGGTCCCAAAGGTGGTACTGGTTTTGGGGTGAGAACAGTTCTTCACTTTTTAGAAAGGAGGCAACAATGA